ACGCTGTTTGAACTGTTTGAACGCAAGCTGGAAATGCACCAGGGCCACCTGGTGAAAGCTGCCGTTGAACTGGCAAAAGACTGGCGTACAGACCGTATGCTGCGCAAACTCGAAGCGCTGCTGGCCGTCGCAGATGAAACGGCATCGCTCATCATCACCGGTAACGGCGACGTCATCCAGCCAGAAAACGATCTGATTGCCATCGGCTCCGGCGGTCCCTACGCCCAGGCTGCTGCACGCGCTCTGCTGGAAAACACCGAGCTTGGCGCACGCGAGATTGCTGAGAAAGCGTTGGATATTGCAGGGGATATCTGCATTTATACCAACCACTTCCATACCATCGAAGAATTGAACTCCAAAGC
This window of the Citrobacter freundii ATCC 8090 = MTCC 1658 = NBRC 12681 genome carries:
- the hslV gene encoding ATP-dependent protease subunit HslV; this translates as MTTIVSVRRNGHVVIAGDGQATLGNTVMKGNVKKVRRLYNDKVIAGFAGGTADAFTLFELFERKLEMHQGHLVKAAVELAKDWRTDRMLRKLEALLAVADETASLIITGNGDVIQPENDLIAIGSGGPYAQAAARALLENTELGAREIAEKALDIAGDICIYTNHFHTIEELNSKA